A genome region from Festucalex cinctus isolate MCC-2025b chromosome 17, RoL_Fcin_1.0, whole genome shotgun sequence includes the following:
- the c17h10orf90 gene encoding (E2-independent) E3 ubiquitin-conjugating enzyme FATS, with translation MTLRRPAAHLPMGWRRSGDEFHWETQSSKGECSSHVSQRAARPRSAIEGRQLDGWLQQLHRMQGDGDGGPSDRNRRPYRTPSFSGVSLSHNNSGSRESLQSEFFVPVGRRGSLERVRISQRPKKEQSQLGYVAPVKTGWLPIQRRVTKVEDSQDQRQVVSPHSAAQVKLKQPITPTFLKNRGTVSLHQDGQAERSQRRTWQTPDRSSPVIKQVQTTQSCAANEQEKHGIWKALRRGWNSNRLSGTRGSRPSTEIPSEPHQEIVRRTKIEEPLRRTFTEYGQPNRSSPDSNREPTRLEESLLRSPPATSKVSGPSRRTSGLQPSRIQTTSAATTLIPRTKVGFSSITISSRKVERSASLGAANDPMDPRKATIVKVTEQRTSVRSAPVIVPRKAAIIKVTEHKERYSPGIVCRKNVTMDDRENGMWKHPERSTRVEAVTTSPSSVQNGESAAAAENSGQEPKRPTVRKWSLGLPRESFQETPRKDQQGAVATRWSSTPCLTLIQTPDPHQSPEEVLALNAAAIIANIKLQRQLSKKKPSERESAASPLGNSVSASAAAAATDGGQRTDAHGDRDEPRVAHAAPTLDLQKSHHTVSLQEALRRSRPRFIARSQERVQKMERRAQERRERRERSRAGGPQTLATRRQRAAQQQTRSSNDHRFKSSEGAKELKSNRTLTDMKRKKEEEKKKEACLTNRQRVERFKKKLLDQILHRSSN, from the exons ATGACTCTGCGACGGCCAGCTGCCCACCTGCCGATGGGCTGGAGGAGATCCGGAGACGAGTTCCACTGGGAGACCCAGAGCTCAAAGGGGGAGTGCTCCTCCCACGTCTCCCAACGAGCCGCTCGGCCTCGGAGCGCCATCGAGGGCAGGCAGCTGGACGGTTGGCTCCAACAGCTCCACAGAATGCAGGGCGACGGTGACGGAGGACCGAGCGATCGGAACCGGAGGCCGTACCGGACTCCCTCCTTCAGCGGGGTCTCGTTGTCCCACAACAACTCGGGCAGCCGGGAATCCCTGCAAAGCGAGTTCTTTGTCCCCGTGGGGCGCAGGGGGAGTCTGGAAAGGGTTCGTATCTCGCAGAGGCCAAAGAAGGAGCAGTCCCAACTCGGTTACGTTGCGCCGGTGAAAACCGGGTGGCTTCCGATTCAAAGGAGGGTCACGAAGGTGGAGGATTCTCAGGATCAAAGACAAGTTGTTTCGCCACACTCTGCTGCCCAG GTGAAACTGAAACAACCCATCACGCCGACGTTTTTGAAGAATCGCGGAACAGTCAGCCTGCATCAAG ATGGCCAAGCGGAGAGGAGTCAGCGCAGGACGTGGCAGACTCCCGACCGCTCGTCTCCCGTCATCAAACAG GTGCAAACCACACAGAGCTGTGCTGCTAATGAGCAGGAAAAACACGGAATCTGGAAAGCGCTGAGGAGAGGCTGGAACAGTAACAGGCTGTCAGGGACTCGAGGCAGTCGACCCTCGACGGAAATCCCCTCGGAACCACATCAGGAAATTGTTCGAAGAACTAAAATTGAAGAACCCCTGCGGAGAACTTTCACCGAGTATGGCCAACCAAACCGTAGTTCTCCTG ACTCCAACAGGGAGCCAACCAGACTAGAAGAATCGCTGCTACGTAGTCCGCCGGCAACTTCCAAGGTGTCCGGTCCCTCCCGGAGAACGAGCGGCTTGCAACCGTCTCGCATCCAGACCACGTCCGCGGCGACCACTCTCATCCCTCGCACCAAGGTCGGATTCTCATCCATCACCATTTCCAGCCGGAAAGTCGAGCGCTCGGCGAGCCTCGGCGCTGCCAACGATCCCATGGACCCGAGGAAGGCCACCATCGTCAAAGTGACCGAGCAGAGGACGAGTGTCCGCTCGGCGCCCGTCATCGTCCCAAGGAAGGCCGCAATCATCAAAGTGACCGAGCATAAGGAGCGCTACAGTCCGGGGATCGTGTGCAGGAAGAATGTCACGATGGACGACAGGGAAAACGGGATGTGGAAGCATCCGGAAAGATCGACTCGCGTCGAGGCTGTGACGACATCTCCG tcttCGGTACAAAATGGTgagtctgctgctgctgctgagaatTCTGGACAAGAACCCAAGAGACCGACTGTCAGGAAATGGAGCTTGGGGCTCCCTCGAGAGAGCTTTCAGGAAACTCCAAGGAAAGACCAGCAGGGGGCAGTTGCCACTAGGTGGAGCTCGACTCCGTGCCTCACCCTCATTCAAACTCCGG ACCCTCATCAGTCTCCAGAGGAAGTCCTGGCCCTAAACGCGGCCGCCATCATCGCCAACATCAAACTCCAAAGGCAGCTCAGTAAGAAGAAACCATCGGAGAGGGAATCTGCCGCCTCCCCTCTGGGAAATtcag TTTCAGCCtcagcagcggcagcggcgacTGACGGGGGTCAACGCACAGACGCGCACGGCGACCGGGATGAGCCTCGTGTCGCCCACGCAGCGCCCactcttgaccttcaaaaatcaCATCACACCGTTTCTCTCCAG GAGGCGCTCAGGAGGTCCAGACCTCGCTTCATCGCTCGCTCGCAGGAGCGCGTGCAAAAGATGGAGAGGAGGGCCcaggagaggagagagaggaggGAGCGCTCCAGAGCAGGAGGCCCGCAAACGCTTGCGACTCGCAGACAAAGAGCAGCTCAACAACAGACACGCTCCAGCAACG aCCATCGGTTCAAATCCAgtgaaggagccaaggagctcAAATCGAATCG GACACTAACAGACATGAAGAGGAAAAAAgaggaagagaagaagaaggaggcctGTTTGACCAACAGACAGCGAGTGGAGCGTTTCAAAAAG AAACTTTTGGATCAGATCCTACACAGGAGCAGCAACTGA